The following proteins are co-located in the Desulfobacterales bacterium genome:
- the nadA gene encoding quinolinate synthase NadA, with amino-acid sequence MNKESKPQAEYRERIRQIKSRLGSRLIILTHHYQNSRIVELGDYVGDSFGLARRAASDTKAEYIVFCGVHFMAESTAILARQEQRVQIPDAEAGCWMADMADPYIVERSWEELTDLWAAKSVVPIAYMDSEAEIKAFCGRNKGLICTSSNAEKAFSRALEQEKRIFFLPDQYLGLNTADKLGIARGEVAIWEPGVARGGNSEEDLARARIVLWKGHCLVHTRFNTRMIEEMRQTRPAARIVVHPECTPEVVAAADASGSTEFMVRYVEESSPGDEIVIGTECNMIDRLREHYRDRTILPLSRSFCPNMAKIDLQKLCYTLEHPGQVNVVRVDPEIAKQARKALERMLALQD; translated from the coding sequence TTGAATAAAGAGAGCAAGCCGCAAGCGGAGTACAGGGAAAGGATCAGGCAGATCAAATCCAGGCTCGGCAGCAGGCTGATTATCCTGACCCATCATTACCAGAACAGCCGGATCGTGGAGCTGGGAGACTACGTGGGCGATTCCTTCGGCCTGGCCCGCAGGGCGGCGTCGGATACCAAGGCGGAATACATCGTCTTCTGCGGCGTGCACTTTATGGCGGAGAGCACCGCTATTCTGGCCAGGCAGGAGCAGCGCGTGCAGATCCCGGATGCGGAGGCCGGCTGCTGGATGGCGGATATGGCGGATCCTTATATCGTGGAGCGGAGCTGGGAGGAGTTGACCGATTTATGGGCAGCAAAATCCGTGGTCCCCATCGCCTACATGGACTCCGAAGCCGAGATCAAGGCCTTCTGCGGCCGCAACAAAGGCTTGATCTGTACCTCCTCCAATGCGGAAAAGGCGTTTTCCCGGGCCCTGGAACAGGAAAAGCGCATCTTTTTCCTTCCCGATCAGTATCTGGGGTTAAACACTGCGGACAAACTGGGCATTGCCAGGGGGGAGGTCGCGATCTGGGAGCCCGGGGTCGCCCGGGGCGGCAATTCCGAGGAGGATCTGGCAAGAGCCAGGATCGTTCTCTGGAAAGGCCATTGCCTGGTGCACACCAGATTCAATACGCGGATGATCGAGGAGATGAGGCAGACCCGTCCCGCAGCCCGGATCGTGGTCCATCCGGAGTGCACACCGGAGGTGGTGGCGGCGGCTGACGCATCCGGATCCACGGAATTCATGGTAAGATATGTGGAAGAGTCCTCTCCCGGAGATGAGATCGTCATCGGCACGGAGTGCAACATGATTGACAGGCTCCGGGAGCACTACAGGGATCGGACCATATTGCCCCTGTCACGGTCCTTTTGTCCGAACATGGCCAAGATCGACCTGCAAAAGCTTTGCTACACCCTGGAGCATCCGGGACAGGTCAATGTGGTCCGTGTGGATCCGGAAATCGCAAAACAGGCCCGTAAGGCCCTGGAGAGGATGCTGGCCCTGCAGGACTGA
- a CDS encoding sulfurtransferase TusA family protein has product MKFVENMSADDTLDLVCRMCPMHLLEPGEKLKCLKKGQVLEVLTDYDQALEDIPDWCSRCGQEFVGVEEDEDCYKLYIRKKKE; this is encoded by the coding sequence ATGAAATTTGTGGAAAACATGTCCGCTGACGATACGCTCGACCTGGTGTGCCGCATGTGTCCCATGCATCTTCTGGAGCCCGGGGAAAAGCTGAAGTGCCTGAAAAAGGGCCAGGTCCTGGAGGTTTTAACCGACTACGACCAGGCCCTGGAAGACATCCCGGATTGGTGCTCCAGGTGCGGGCAGGAGTTCGTCGGTGTGGAGGAGGACGAGGACTGTTACAAGCTCTACATTCGCAAGAAAAAAGAATGA
- a CDS encoding cysteine desulfurase family protein gives METVYMDHAAATPVRSEAIEAMLPYFDREFANPSTLYASGAKVQKDIEEQREKVAGLIGAETGEIVFTASGAEANNMALKGVPLARRKKGSHVVISGIEHHSVLNSARFLQQMDFEVSYLPVDETGLVDPEKLERSIRPETVLVSVMHGNNEIGTVQPIDELSAVCRSRGVLMHTDAVATAGQIPVNVDELNVDLLSLSAPSLRGSKGVGALYIRGSTRVMPLIHGGIQERGRRAGTENVPGIIGFGKAAELAVQELEENAAGLRTLRDRLKAGIQDRIGKIRFTGHPEKRLPGHLSLCFEAIEGEALVFLLSQQGICINTGSACASKALKTSPVLTAISVKPEIAHGSAVFTLSPVNTQEDVDYVIETLPQVVDKLRSYSPLWEEKAAAGSKV, from the coding sequence ATGGAGACTGTATATATGGATCACGCCGCAGCGACACCGGTTCGCAGCGAGGCCATAGAGGCGATGCTTCCCTACTTTGACCGCGAATTCGCCAATCCTTCGACTCTCTATGCTTCGGGGGCCAAGGTCCAAAAAGACATAGAGGAGCAGCGGGAAAAGGTGGCCGGGCTGATCGGGGCCGAAACCGGGGAGATCGTTTTTACCGCTTCCGGGGCAGAGGCCAATAACATGGCCCTCAAAGGCGTTCCCCTGGCCCGGCGCAAGAAGGGCAGCCATGTTGTTATATCCGGTATTGAGCACCATTCCGTGCTCAACTCGGCCAGGTTTCTGCAACAGATGGATTTTGAGGTCAGCTATCTGCCGGTGGATGAAACCGGGCTCGTGGATCCGGAAAAGCTTGAAAGGAGCATCCGCCCGGAGACCGTCCTGGTCTCTGTTATGCACGGTAACAACGAAATCGGCACCGTGCAGCCCATAGACGAGCTGTCGGCGGTCTGCAGGAGCCGGGGAGTTTTGATGCACACCGACGCGGTGGCCACGGCGGGACAGATCCCGGTAAACGTGGATGAGCTGAATGTTGATCTGTTGAGCCTTTCCGCCCCGTCTCTCCGGGGTTCCAAAGGGGTCGGCGCCCTTTACATTCGCGGCAGCACCCGGGTTATGCCCCTTATACACGGCGGCATCCAGGAGCGGGGAAGACGGGCGGGAACAGAGAACGTTCCCGGCATCATCGGCTTCGGCAAGGCCGCGGAGTTGGCCGTACAGGAATTGGAGGAAAACGCCGCCGGGCTAAGGACCCTAAGAGACAGATTAAAGGCCGGTATCCAGGACAGAATCGGCAAGATCCGCTTCACCGGGCATCCCGAAAAACGCCTCCCCGGACATTTAAGCCTGTGCTTTGAGGCCATAGAGGGCGAGGCGCTGGTCTTTCTGCTCAGCCAGCAGGGGATCTGTATCAACACCGGTTCCGCCTGCGCCTCCAAGGCCCTGAAAACCTCTCCGGTGCTGACAGCCATCTCCGTAAAGCCCGAAATCGCCCATGGATCCGCGGTCTTTACCCTGAGTCCGGTCAACACCCAAGAGGACGTGGATTATGTGATAGAGACCCTGCCCCAGGTTGTCGACAAACTGCGTTCCTACTCGCCTCTGTGGGAAGAAAAGGCCGCTGCAGGATCCAAAGTTTGA
- a CDS encoding Rrf2 family transcriptional regulator, which yields MKLSTRSRYGARLMLDMARHLNKGPVHLKDVANREGISVKYLEQIIIPLKKKSLVYSIQGPKGGYVLSRPPGEINFAEIVETLERSISLVDCLDNPENCDRIQICPTRDVWEQARDAMYRELKKVTLADKL from the coding sequence ATGAAGCTCTCTACCCGCAGCAGATACGGCGCCAGGTTGATGCTTGATATGGCCAGACACTTAAATAAAGGGCCGGTGCATTTAAAGGATGTGGCCAATCGGGAGGGCATTTCGGTCAAGTACTTGGAGCAGATCATCATCCCTTTGAAAAAGAAAAGTCTGGTTTACAGCATCCAGGGCCCCAAAGGGGGATACGTTCTGTCCAGGCCGCCCGGGGAGATCAACTTTGCGGAGATCGTCGAGACTTTGGAGAGATCCATCTCCCTGGTGGATTGCCTGGATAACCCCGAAAACTGCGATCGCATCCAGATATGCCCCACCCGGGACGTCTGGGAGCAGGCCAGGGATGCCATGTACCGGGAGCTCAAGAAAGTCACCCTGGCTGACAAGCTGTAG
- the nifU gene encoding Fe-S cluster assembly scaffold protein NifU, whose protein sequence is MYSEKVMDHFSNPRNMGSIEEPDGVGEVGNPVCGDAMTVYIKVKDDRLEDVRFKTFGCVAAIAVSSMVSELARGISLEEAKQISKQAIAESLEGLPKEKMHCSNLGAEALGKAIEDYEQKRNK, encoded by the coding sequence ATGTATAGCGAAAAAGTAATGGATCATTTTTCCAATCCCAGAAACATGGGCAGCATAGAGGAGCCCGACGGCGTGGGTGAGGTCGGCAATCCGGTCTGCGGTGATGCCATGACCGTATATATAAAGGTCAAAGACGACAGACTCGAGGACGTCAGGTTCAAGACCTTCGGCTGCGTTGCGGCCATAGCTGTCTCCAGCATGGTCAGCGAGCTGGCCAGGGGGATCAGTCTGGAAGAAGCCAAGCAAATTTCCAAGCAGGCCATAGCCGAATCGCTGGAGGGCCTGCCCAAAGAGAAGATGCACTGTTCCAATCTGGGAGCCGAGGCCCTGGGCAAGGCCATCGAGGACTACGAGCAGAAAAGGAATAAATGA
- a CDS encoding metalloregulator ArsR/SmtB family transcription factor — protein sequence MEKTLKQIKALSDGNRLRVVMALSAHDELCVCQITELLQVSTPTVSRHMSILQNAGLVESRKDARWVHYRLSENFPEALLNWANSSVAGSRIIWKDKQALETILSFPPDELCRTRKQRSIANNTDDANKNTGRQQD from the coding sequence ATGGAAAAAACACTCAAACAAATCAAGGCGCTTTCCGACGGCAACCGCCTTCGGGTCGTCATGGCCCTGTCAGCACACGATGAGCTTTGCGTCTGCCAGATCACCGAGCTTCTGCAGGTGTCAACGCCCACGGTTTCAAGACACATGAGCATTCTGCAGAATGCCGGGCTGGTTGAAAGCCGCAAGGACGCCCGGTGGGTGCACTACCGGTTGTCCGAAAACTTTCCGGAAGCGCTTTTAAACTGGGCAAACTCTTCAGTCGCCGGCTCCCGGATCATATGGAAGGACAAACAAGCGCTTGAAACCATTTTGTCCTTTCCGCCGGATGAATTGTGCAGGACGCGGAAGCAGCGGTCGATAGCAAATAACACTGATGATGCAAATAAAAATACGGGCCGGCAACAAGACTGA
- a CDS encoding DUF4405 domain-containing protein, whose protein sequence is MNQQIKIKKIVSLTALLSFLVVVLNSIALYIAPQGRVAHWVDWRFLGLTKTQWSDQHILVGLLFLIALCLHIYYNWNPIVTYLKNKSRKIKVFTPNFNIALALTVVFTIGAYAGVAPFRWVVDFSEAIKNSVAESQGEPPYGHAQDSDLDTFAGKTGLDLADSLSRLKQAGIRVDNPKQTLLEIARQNKITPQDVYEAMQPGEMPAPDASLPENPPQGLGKQTLSDICRQFGLDTAAVITALKNRDITATPDASIRQIADQHGMEPADVYGIIKSAADSRPDL, encoded by the coding sequence ATGAATCAGCAGATAAAAATCAAAAAAATTGTTTCCCTGACCGCATTGCTGTCATTTCTTGTGGTCGTGCTAAACAGCATTGCGCTCTATATTGCACCCCAGGGCCGCGTGGCCCATTGGGTGGACTGGCGCTTTCTGGGGCTGACCAAAACGCAATGGTCCGATCAGCATATCCTGGTGGGCCTTCTTTTTCTGATCGCCCTGTGTCTCCATATTTATTACAACTGGAACCCGATTGTAACCTATCTGAAAAATAAGTCCCGGAAGATCAAGGTGTTCACGCCTAATTTCAACATCGCCCTGGCACTGACCGTTGTTTTCACCATCGGCGCCTACGCCGGGGTCGCCCCTTTCAGGTGGGTGGTGGATTTCAGCGAAGCAATCAAAAACAGCGTGGCCGAAAGCCAGGGGGAGCCGCCCTACGGCCATGCACAAGACTCCGACCTGGACACATTTGCCGGAAAAACTGGGCTTGACCTTGCAGACAGCCTGTCGAGATTAAAGCAGGCAGGCATCCGGGTGGACAATCCAAAGCAGACACTTCTTGAAATCGCCCGGCAAAACAAGATCACCCCGCAAGACGTATATGAGGCAATGCAGCCCGGTGAAATGCCGGCACCGGATGCAAGTCTTCCGGAAAACCCGCCCCAGGGTCTTGGCAAACAAACGCTTTCCGATATCTGCCGACAATTCGGGCTGGATACCGCGGCGGTGATAACCGCCTTAAAGAACCGCGATATAACGGCCACCCCGGATGCGAGCATCAGGCAGATTGCCGATCAGCACGGGATGGAGCCTGCGGATGTCTATGGAATCATCAAAAGCGCCGCAGACAGCCGGCCGGATTTGTGA
- a CDS encoding sigma 54-interacting transcriptional regulator: protein MEKGRKQKNPSLPENLRPVFCDITSLIQSPCCTILESISDGVFTIDREKRITSFNRAAEYITGLSRQEAVGQFCFDVFRADICAKNCALEKTLLDEAPQIDISARIITQQGEQKPISLSTNILRNAKGEVIGGVETFRDLSDLKELQRRLDRQYVREDIVGKSPQMQKILSFLPDIAESDSSVLIQGPTGTGKELAARAIHNLSRRNKGPFVAVNCAALPEGLLESELFGHVKGAFTGAVRDKSGYFLAADQGTLFLDEIGTTPFAFQSDLLRVLESREFTPVGGTRTVKSDFRIIAAANHPLKQRVADGEFREDLFYRLNVVTLELPPLSERREDTPLLADRFIEKFNLSKGKNIREIAPDALQSLMEYSFPGNVRELENAIEYAFITCKGSVIRNAHLPPEIARKEGPAAPRLSEEQHMEAEKIRTFLKQHANSREKTAKALGISRSTLWRKMKKLGITPPESET from the coding sequence ATGGAAAAGGGTCGAAAACAAAAAAATCCGTCCTTGCCGGAAAACCTCCGGCCTGTTTTCTGCGACATCACCTCTCTTATCCAGTCGCCCTGCTGCACCATTTTGGAAAGCATCAGTGACGGCGTCTTTACCATAGACAGGGAAAAACGGATCACCTCTTTTAACCGGGCGGCAGAATATATTACCGGCCTTTCCCGGCAGGAAGCCGTCGGCCAGTTCTGCTTTGATGTATTCCGGGCCGATATTTGTGCCAAAAACTGCGCACTGGAAAAAACGCTTTTAGATGAAGCCCCGCAGATTGATATTTCCGCCCGGATCATTACACAGCAGGGCGAGCAGAAGCCCATCAGCCTGAGCACCAATATCCTCCGCAATGCCAAAGGCGAGGTCATCGGCGGTGTGGAGACCTTCAGAGACCTTTCGGACTTAAAGGAATTGCAGCGCCGGCTTGACCGGCAGTATGTCAGGGAAGACATTGTCGGCAAAAGTCCCCAAATGCAGAAAATCCTTTCTTTTCTGCCCGATATTGCCGAAAGCGACAGTTCCGTTTTGATCCAGGGCCCCACCGGCACCGGAAAAGAGCTGGCTGCCCGGGCCATTCACAATCTGAGCCGGCGAAACAAGGGTCCGTTTGTTGCGGTCAATTGTGCCGCGCTGCCCGAAGGACTGCTCGAATCCGAGCTGTTCGGCCATGTCAAAGGGGCGTTTACCGGAGCAGTCCGGGATAAGTCCGGATATTTTCTTGCAGCCGACCAGGGGACCCTGTTTCTCGATGAAATCGGGACCACGCCGTTTGCCTTTCAATCCGATCTGCTCCGGGTTTTAGAAAGCCGGGAATTTACCCCGGTTGGCGGCACCCGCACTGTGAAATCGGATTTCCGGATCATTGCAGCGGCCAATCATCCGCTAAAACAGCGGGTGGCAGATGGGGAATTCAGGGAAGACCTTTTTTACCGCCTGAATGTGGTCACACTGGAACTGCCGCCCCTGAGTGAAAGAAGAGAAGATACCCCCCTTCTGGCGGACCGGTTTATTGAAAAGTTCAATCTGAGCAAGGGGAAAAACATCCGGGAAATCGCACCGGATGCCCTGCAGTCCCTTATGGAGTATTCGTTTCCGGGCAATGTCCGGGAACTGGAAAACGCCATTGAGTATGCTTTTATTACCTGCAAGGGCAGCGTTATCCGCAATGCGCATCTGCCCCCGGAAATTGCGCGGAAAGAAGGTCCGGCTGCGCCGCGGCTCTCTGAAGAGCAGCATATGGAAGCCGAAAAGATCCGCACCTTTCTGAAGCAACACGCAAACAGCCGGGAAAAGACCGCAAAAGCCCTTGGTATCAGCCGGAGCACCCTCTGGCGCAAAATGAAGAAACTGGGCATCACCCCGCCTGAAAGTGAAACATAG
- a CDS encoding NifB/NifX family molybdenum-iron cluster-binding protein has product MIVGVLLFGSRVAPYFGSSPAIVFYEVQQGNILEKWIMEPDTDDPMEMARKIAGVKTDVLVCGGIQKFCRRWLQLQGVVVVENQKGEAEQVIEKLMKSEWFSA; this is encoded by the coding sequence ATGATTGTAGGTGTCCTTTTATTCGGCAGCCGGGTGGCTCCTTATTTCGGAAGTTCCCCTGCCATCGTGTTTTATGAAGTGCAACAGGGAAACATCCTTGAAAAATGGATAATGGAACCGGACACCGATGACCCCATGGAAATGGCCCGTAAAATCGCCGGGGTTAAAACAGATGTCCTGGTCTGCGGGGGCATTCAGAAATTTTGCAGGCGGTGGCTGCAACTGCAGGGAGTTGTTGTTGTGGAAAATCAAAAAGGAGAGGCTGAACAGGTAATAGAGAAACTGATGAAATCGGAATGGTTTTCGGCATAA
- a CDS encoding sulfite exporter TauE/SafE family protein, with product MEMETVHIIVLLITGLGVGFASGLLGVGGCFIMVPIQFWVLKAIGVDPTLAIRIAFGTNLLVVLPTALSGALTHHFKGAVLWKQGVILGVIAAFGAFLGGYFAAHISGAILTKLFGAAIILGAIRMLTAKPPKVDENPSESTLAYVFWGIILGIVSGLIGIGGGVLMIPVMVVFLKFKMHQAVGTSTALMMFAAVGGVAAYILNGLGIAGLPPYSTGYVNWLQWILLAGCSIPMAFVGARAAHLLPAKQLRYLFVIVMFYMGLKMCGVFAWLGLPL from the coding sequence ATGGAAATGGAAACTGTTCATATCATTGTATTGCTCATCACCGGCCTGGGGGTGGGATTTGCTTCAGGCCTTCTGGGAGTGGGAGGCTGTTTTATCATGGTCCCGATCCAGTTCTGGGTATTGAAGGCAATCGGCGTGGATCCGACCCTGGCTATTCGGATCGCGTTCGGCACCAATCTGCTGGTGGTGCTGCCCACTGCCCTGAGCGGTGCCCTGACGCATCATTTCAAGGGCGCCGTGCTCTGGAAGCAGGGCGTGATACTCGGGGTGATTGCCGCGTTCGGTGCTTTTCTGGGCGGCTACTTTGCCGCGCATATTTCCGGGGCAATCCTGACCAAGCTGTTTGGTGCGGCCATCATCCTGGGCGCCATCCGGATGCTGACAGCCAAACCGCCCAAGGTGGATGAGAACCCCTCTGAAAGCACACTCGCCTATGTTTTCTGGGGGATCATCCTGGGTATTGTCTCCGGGCTTATCGGCATCGGCGGCGGCGTGTTAATGATTCCGGTGATGGTGGTGTTTCTGAAATTCAAAATGCACCAGGCGGTGGGCACTTCCACGGCCCTGATGATGTTTGCGGCCGTTGGCGGGGTGGCCGCCTATATCCTTAATGGACTTGGCATTGCAGGGCTTCCTCCGTATTCCACAGGCTATGTCAACTGGCTGCAATGGATTCTCCTGGCCGGATGCAGCATTCCCATGGCCTTTGTGGGGGCCAGGGCCGCTCACCTTCTGCCCGCAAAGCAGCTCAGGTATCTCTTTGTCATTGTGATGTTTTACATGGGACTGAAGATGTGCGGCGTGTTTGCCTGGCTGGGGCTGCCGCTGTAG
- a CDS encoding helix-turn-helix domain-containing protein: MIPPESLPTAACGDIAKPVSFSSLFVKNKDLTPFFRQRVADGDFREDLFYRLNVVTLELPPLRERREDIPLLADRFIEKLNLSKGKNIREIAPDALQALMEYWFPGNVRELENAIEYAFITCKDSVIRKTHLPPEIAQKKGPAAPRLSEEQQVEAEKIRTFLRQNANSREKTAKALGISRSTLWRKMKKLGITPPESET; the protein is encoded by the coding sequence TTGATTCCACCGGAAAGCCTTCCCACCGCAGCCTGCGGTGATATCGCAAAACCGGTATCTTTTTCTTCCTTATTTGTCAAAAATAAAGATTTGACCCCTTTTTTCAGACAGCGGGTGGCAGATGGTGACTTCCGCGAAGACCTTTTTTACCGCCTGAATGTGGTCACATTGGAACTGCCGCCCCTGCGGGAAAGAAGAGAAGATATTCCCCTTCTGGCAGACCGGTTTATTGAAAAGCTGAATCTGAGCAAGGGGAAAAACATCCGGGAAATTGCACCGGATGCCCTGCAGGCACTTATGGAATATTGGTTTCCCGGCAATGTCCGGGAACTGGAAAACGCCATTGAGTATGCTTTTATTACCTGCAAGGATTCGGTTATCAGAAAAACCCATCTTCCCCCGGAAATTGCCCAGAAAAAAGGCCCGGCAGCCCCCCGGCTCTCTGAAGAGCAGCAGGTTGAAGCCGAAAAGATCCGCACTTTTCTGAGGCAAAACGCAAACAGCCGGGAAAAGACCGCAAAAGCCCTTGGCATCAGCCGGAGCACCCTCTGGCGGAAAATGAAGAAACTGGGCATCACCCCGCCTGAAAGTGAAACGTAG
- a CDS encoding rhodanese-like domain-containing protein has translation MIRIGTIVIALIFGGFAFAHADEITLEKYLSGFDYKARKEMKIDSAELTRGLEEGRIQLIDIRFTEEVSAWATGFATAIPLDELPGRLDELQKDKIIVTACPHKDRAILAMAYLRTRGYRAKYLVDGLIGLAEHLRGDRARDFIEAMKKKGQIFIFDK, from the coding sequence ATGATACGCATCGGCACCATAGTGATAGCCCTGATATTCGGCGGTTTCGCATTCGCCCATGCAGATGAAATTACCCTGGAGAAATATCTTTCCGGGTTTGATTACAAGGCCCGCAAGGAAATGAAAATCGACAGCGCGGAACTGACCCGGGGACTTGAAGAGGGGCGTATCCAGTTGATCGACATCCGTTTCACAGAGGAAGTAAGCGCCTGGGCGACGGGGTTTGCAACCGCCATTCCGCTCGATGAACTCCCCGGTCGTCTCGACGAACTGCAGAAGGACAAGATTATCGTCACGGCCTGTCCGCACAAGGATCGCGCCATCCTGGCGATGGCCTATCTGCGGACCAGAGGATACCGGGCGAAGTACCTGGTTGATGGCCTTATCGGTCTGGCCGAACACCTTCGCGGGGACCGGGCTCGCGACTTTATCGAGGCGATGAAAAAAAAGGGTCAAATCTTTATTTTTGACAAATAA
- a CDS encoding SPASM domain-containing protein has translation MTSKTKSIPQNSIFLPADRQRGWKFPAGMKFRVRGKEGRLFRRLCISSLRKVYVEPTTRCNLDCTTCMRHSWDEPGGTMPMGTFHKLIQDLASVKTLERMAFWGIGEPLMHSGIVEMIKLAKTIGVRTELITNGMVLNAELSRKLVLSGLDLLVVSVDGSTPASYSAIRCGADLNDLIRNIEHLNTCKSALNLHTPEIGIECVVSRKNIEELPDLAEIARRMKATRIYISNVLPYTREDKADILYWRTAGSPVTSNGPTGQASARVVLPRIDRRPEILEPLTDFLTRFNGMKTVPPQDAGRARCCPFVAKGGIAVRWDGEVSPCIPLMHSHSCFILDREKTVRRYSVGNVNRKTIDQIWKKQEYVTFRKRVIDFDFAPCNHCDCELAESNEEDCFGTPFPTCGDCLWAEGIIICP, from the coding sequence ATGACAAGCAAAACCAAAAGCATTCCGCAAAATTCAATTTTTCTGCCGGCCGATCGGCAGCGGGGGTGGAAATTTCCGGCGGGCATGAAATTTAGGGTCAGGGGAAAAGAGGGGAGGCTGTTTCGGCGTCTTTGTATCTCCTCGTTGAGAAAAGTCTACGTGGAGCCCACCACCCGGTGCAATTTAGACTGCACCACCTGCATGCGCCACTCCTGGGATGAACCCGGCGGCACGATGCCGATGGGTACCTTTCATAAATTGATTCAAGACCTGGCATCGGTCAAAACATTGGAGCGCATGGCGTTCTGGGGAATCGGCGAACCGCTGATGCACTCCGGCATCGTTGAAATGATTAAACTGGCGAAAACAATCGGGGTGCGGACCGAACTGATCACCAACGGCATGGTGCTGAATGCCGAGCTTTCCCGGAAACTGGTACTATCCGGCCTGGACCTGCTGGTCGTGTCGGTCGACGGCTCGACGCCGGCTTCCTACTCGGCTATCCGGTGCGGTGCAGACCTCAATGACCTAATCCGGAACATCGAGCACCTGAACACATGTAAGTCGGCCCTGAATCTGCACACGCCGGAAATCGGCATCGAATGCGTCGTTTCCCGGAAGAACATCGAAGAACTGCCGGATTTGGCGGAAATCGCCCGACGGATGAAAGCAACACGCATCTATATCAGCAATGTGCTCCCCTACACCCGGGAAGATAAGGCCGATATCCTGTACTGGCGGACCGCCGGCAGCCCCGTTACATCCAACGGCCCTACCGGGCAGGCGTCGGCGCGGGTGGTGCTACCGCGAATCGACCGGCGTCCGGAGATTCTGGAACCCCTGACCGATTTCCTGACCCGGTTTAACGGAATGAAAACGGTTCCGCCGCAAGATGCCGGCAGAGCCAGATGCTGCCCTTTTGTCGCCAAGGGCGGCATTGCGGTGCGGTGGGACGGAGAGGTCAGTCCCTGCATTCCGTTGATGCATTCGCATTCCTGTTTCATTCTTGACCGGGAAAAAACCGTCAGAAGATACAGTGTCGGCAATGTGAACCGGAAAACCATCGATCAGATATGGAAAAAACAGGAATACGTCACGTTCCGGAAACGCGTCATCGATTTTGATTTCGCCCCCTGCAATCATTGCGATTGCGAACTGGCCGAATCCAATGAAGAAGACTGCTTCGGCACCCCCTTTCCCACCTGCGGGGACTGCCTGTGGGCCGAAGGCATCATCATATGTCCGTAG
- the lgt gene encoding prolipoprotein diacylglyceryl transferase: MPEIDPVAVEIGPLAVRWYGLMYVIGFAAALVLGTRRARRKDSPMTPAQFQDLAFYAMVGLVIGARLGYMIFYDSAALIRAPLEIIKVWHGGMSFHGGLLGIGVAGLVFAKRNDIHFLDLGDFVAPLAPPGLFAGRIGNFINAELWGRPSDVPWAMVFPGPAAGPFSRHPSQLYEALLEGAVLFFILWFFSRQPRPRGMVLGLFLLLYGLFRFLVEFFRQPDIQLGFVALDFLTMGQLLSLPMAIIGSGFIARAYCCERKNGGPV; encoded by the coding sequence TTGCCCGAAATAGATCCGGTGGCCGTTGAAATCGGCCCTCTGGCTGTGCGCTGGTACGGGCTGATGTATGTGATCGGTTTTGCCGCCGCCCTGGTCCTGGGCACCAGGCGCGCCAGGCGCAAAGATTCGCCGATGACTCCCGCGCAGTTTCAGGACCTGGCCTTCTATGCCATGGTCGGCCTTGTCATCGGCGCCAGACTTGGCTACATGATCTTTTACGACAGCGCCGCATTGATCCGGGCGCCGCTGGAGATCATAAAAGTCTGGCACGGGGGAATGTCCTTTCACGGCGGGCTGCTCGGCATTGGGGTGGCGGGTTTGGTTTTTGCGAAACGAAATGATATCCATTTCCTGGACCTGGGGGATTTTGTCGCCCCGCTGGCTCCGCCGGGCCTTTTTGCCGGCCGCATCGGCAACTTTATCAACGCCGAGCTCTGGGGCCGGCCCAGCGATGTGCCCTGGGCGATGGTTTTTCCCGGGCCGGCGGCCGGCCCGTTTTCCCGCCATCCCAGCCAGCTCTATGAAGCCCTGCTGGAAGGCGCGGTCTTATTTTTCATCCTCTGGTTTTTTTCCCGGCAGCCGCGGCCCAGAGGCATGGTTCTCGGACTTTTTCTGCTTCTTTACGGCCTGTTCCGCTTTCTGGTGGAATTTTTCCGGCAGCCGGACATCCAGCTTGGCTTTGTGGCCCTGGATTTTCTGACCATGGGCCAGCTCCTGTCCCTGCCCATGGCGATAATCGGCTCAGGGTTTATAGCCCGGGCATACTGTTGTGAACGCAAAAATGGAGGACCGGTATGA